In Xanthomonas theicola, a single genomic region encodes these proteins:
- a CDS encoding TonB-dependent receptor: MSKLALGLLAALSAAPVFAQSTSAGVAGVVVGAGGQPVPNAEVTITHVESGTVGRAVTDASGRYNARGLRVGGPYTIVISGSGGTTTREGVYLNLDKVNEVDATLGADVSTLGTVQAIAGSGGSAVFSANKMGTGTNVTREDIESLPSINRNLQDYVRLDPRVSQTDKSRNEISVGGQNPRYNAIRVDGISTNDAFGLESNSLPTPRQPFSMDVIDEISVDVANYDVSISGGTGGVINAVTKSGTNAFHGSVYGTYRDNDWSGKNRNDVRPKLFDSESTYGLTLGGPLVKDTLFFFVNYEKYEGKGLFTGASDFGPIGSGASNIVNITQAQVDQVVAISRNVYGFDPGTLALPALNSDSEEKGVKLDWNISDKHRASLRYGKSEQSTANLNGFSSSGLALNSYHYVRDFDLETYSGQLFSDWTEAFSTEAKVSYRDYSAVRNPASRLPAVAVRVGNSFVNFGTEQSTQANALRTKTWNGFFAGNLFLDAHTLKFGFDYEDNDINNLFAQRVFGSYTFNSIDDYRNNRPSAYRYSDPNSGSIDDIAAKWGIRNLGLFVQDTWAVDNNLTLTFGVRYDEPMVKDSPQFNAAASAAFGVRNDATIDGNGLFEPRFGFNYTFDAERPTQLRGGVGLFQGAAASVWLSNPYSNTGLAYTDYNFPSAAAVATGGIRFTPDVNNQPVGRVGASQSVDFVDKDLGQPSVWKANLAFDTELPWYGIVGSIETVVTSVEEAIYYQQLNLGAATALGQDGRAIYWNAPGRNPASWNVNGAQPSGVSVEARANRLRAYNDAIIARSTSKGGSQSMTVGLNKPFNDSDWSWGLYYTYTNADEVSPLTNSTSSSQLGNAAVFQANEQVNATSSYEIKNSFLATLQWKHAFFGDYSTKVGLVYQGRSGRPYSYVFDNDANGDGRLNDLLYIPAGPGDVKFGSAAEEAAFWKYVEGNEYLKAHRGQVAERNAARDPWVDQFDLHIEQELPGFFAGNKASLWVDVMNVGNLLNKKWGQVEEVAFPGMRGIAEYGGIDPATGKYVYRFNTPDSLSVYDDKGISRWSLQVGFRYQF; the protein is encoded by the coding sequence ATGTCCAAGCTCGCCCTTGGCCTCCTCGCCGCACTCTCCGCCGCGCCAGTGTTCGCGCAGAGCACCTCCGCCGGCGTCGCCGGCGTGGTGGTGGGAGCCGGCGGCCAGCCGGTCCCGAACGCGGAAGTGACGATCACCCATGTCGAATCCGGCACCGTCGGCCGCGCCGTCACCGATGCCAGCGGCCGATACAACGCGCGCGGTCTGCGCGTCGGCGGTCCGTACACCATCGTCATCAGCGGTTCCGGCGGCACCACGACCCGCGAAGGGGTCTACCTCAACCTGGACAAGGTGAACGAAGTCGACGCCACGCTGGGCGCCGACGTTTCCACTCTCGGCACCGTGCAGGCGATCGCCGGCAGCGGCGGCTCGGCGGTGTTCAGCGCCAACAAGATGGGCACCGGCACCAACGTGACCCGCGAGGACATCGAATCGCTGCCCTCGATCAACCGCAATCTGCAGGATTACGTGCGCCTGGATCCACGCGTGTCGCAGACCGACAAGTCGCGCAACGAGATCTCGGTGGGCGGGCAGAATCCGCGCTACAACGCCATCCGCGTCGACGGCATCAGCACCAACGACGCCTTCGGCCTGGAATCCAACAGCCTGCCGACGCCGCGCCAGCCGTTCTCCATGGACGTGATCGACGAAATCTCGGTCGACGTCGCCAACTACGACGTCAGCATCAGCGGCGGCACCGGCGGCGTGATCAATGCGGTCACCAAGTCCGGCACCAACGCGTTCCACGGTTCGGTCTACGGCACCTACCGCGACAACGACTGGTCCGGCAAGAACCGCAATGATGTGCGTCCCAAGCTGTTCGACAGCGAGAGCACCTACGGCCTGACTTTGGGCGGCCCGCTCGTCAAGGACACGCTGTTCTTCTTCGTCAACTACGAGAAGTACGAGGGCAAGGGCCTGTTCACCGGTGCTTCGGACTTCGGCCCGATCGGTTCGGGCGCCAGCAACATCGTCAACATCACCCAGGCCCAGGTCGACCAAGTCGTCGCTATCTCCAGGAACGTCTACGGCTTCGATCCAGGCACGCTGGCGCTGCCGGCATTGAACTCCGACTCGGAAGAAAAGGGCGTCAAGCTGGACTGGAACATCAGCGACAAGCACCGCGCCTCGCTGCGCTACGGCAAGTCCGAGCAGAGCACCGCCAACTTGAACGGCTTCAGTTCCTCGGGGCTGGCGCTGAACTCCTACCACTACGTGCGCGACTTCGATCTGGAAACCTACAGCGGCCAGCTGTTCAGCGACTGGACCGAGGCGTTCTCGACCGAAGCCAAGGTGTCATACCGCGACTACTCGGCGGTGCGCAACCCGGCGTCGCGGTTGCCGGCGGTCGCCGTGCGTGTCGGCAACAGCTTCGTCAATTTCGGCACCGAGCAGAGCACCCAGGCCAACGCGTTGCGCACCAAGACCTGGAATGGGTTCTTCGCCGGCAACCTGTTCCTGGACGCGCACACGCTGAAGTTCGGCTTCGACTACGAAGACAACGACATCAACAACCTGTTCGCGCAGCGCGTGTTCGGTTCCTACACCTTCAATTCGATCGATGACTACCGCAACAACCGTCCCAGCGCCTACCGCTATTCCGATCCCAATTCCGGCAGCATCGACGACATCGCCGCGAAGTGGGGCATCCGCAACCTCGGCCTGTTCGTGCAGGACACCTGGGCGGTCGACAACAACCTGACCCTGACCTTCGGCGTGCGCTACGACGAGCCGATGGTGAAGGACAGCCCGCAGTTCAACGCGGCCGCCTCGGCGGCGTTCGGCGTGCGCAACGACGCCACCATCGACGGCAACGGCCTGTTCGAGCCGCGCTTCGGCTTCAACTACACCTTCGACGCCGAGCGCCCGACCCAACTGCGCGGCGGCGTGGGCCTGTTCCAGGGCGCCGCGGCCTCGGTGTGGCTGTCCAACCCGTATTCCAACACCGGCCTGGCCTACACCGACTACAACTTCCCCAGCGCCGCGGCGGTCGCCACCGGCGGCATCCGCTTCACCCCCGATGTAAACAATCAGCCGGTGGGTCGGGTCGGCGCCAGCCAATCGGTGGATTTCGTCGACAAGGACCTGGGCCAGCCGTCGGTGTGGAAGGCCAACCTGGCGTTCGACACCGAACTGCCGTGGTACGGCATCGTCGGCTCGATCGAGACCGTGGTCACCTCGGTGGAGGAGGCGATCTACTACCAGCAGCTGAATCTGGGCGCGGCGACGGCGCTCGGCCAGGACGGCCGCGCCATCTACTGGAACGCCCCCGGCCGCAACCCGGCCAGTTGGAACGTCAACGGCGCGCAGCCCAGTGGAGTGTCGGTGGAGGCCCGCGCCAACCGCCTGCGCGCCTACAACGACGCGATCATCGCCCGTTCCACCAGCAAGGGCGGCAGCCAGAGCATGACCGTCGGCCTGAACAAGCCGTTCAACGACAGCGACTGGTCGTGGGGGCTGTACTACACCTACACTAACGCCGACGAGGTCAGCCCGCTGACCAATTCGACCTCCAGCTCGCAGTTGGGCAACGCCGCGGTGTTCCAGGCCAACGAGCAGGTCAATGCGACCTCTTCCTACGAGATCAAGAACAGTTTCCTGGCGACGCTGCAGTGGAAGCACGCGTTCTTCGGCGACTACAGCACCAAGGTCGGCCTGGTCTACCAGGGCCGCAGCGGCCGGCCCTACAGCTACGTGTTCGACAACGACGCCAACGGCGACGGTCGCCTGAACGACCTGCTGTACATCCCGGCCGGCCCGGGCGACGTGAAGTTCGGCTCGGCGGCGGAGGAGGCCGCGTTCTGGAAGTACGTCGAAGGCAACGAGTACCTGAAGGCGCACCGCGGCCAGGTGGCCGAGCGCAACGCCGCGCGCGACCCGTGGGTCGACCAGTTCGATCTGCACATCGAGCAGGAGCTGCCCGGCTTCTTCGCCGGCAACAAGGCCTCGCTGTGGGTCGATGTGATGAACGTCGGCAACCTGCTCAACAAGAAATGGGGCCAGGTGGAAGAAGTGGCGTTCCCGGGGATGCGCGGCATCGCCGAGTACGGTGGCATCGATCCTGCCACTGGCAAGTACGTGTACCGCTTCAATACGCCCGACAGCCTGAGCGTATACGACGATAAGGGCATCTCGCGCTGGTCGCTGCAGGTCGGCTTCCGTTATCAGTTCTGA
- a CDS encoding YhgN family NAAT transporter: MTILSAALLLFLILDPLGNIPVFLSVLKPLPAKRQRVVLARELLIALGVLMAFLWGGKYALDVMHLRQESVAIAGGIVLFLIGIRMIFPRPEGLMGEIPDGEPFIVPLAIPLVAGPSGMAAVMLMGSNEPTRLGEWSLALILAWLGTSALLFSGTLLYKLLGMRVLTAVERLMGMLLVAISVQMFLDGISVYLKLPVPG; this comes from the coding sequence ATGACCATCCTGTCGGCGGCGCTGCTGCTGTTCTTGATCCTCGATCCGCTGGGCAACATCCCGGTGTTCCTCAGCGTGCTCAAGCCGCTGCCGGCCAAGCGCCAGCGCGTGGTGCTGGCGCGCGAACTGCTGATCGCGCTGGGCGTGCTGATGGCGTTCCTGTGGGGCGGCAAGTACGCGCTGGACGTGATGCACCTGCGCCAGGAATCGGTGGCGATCGCCGGCGGCATCGTGCTGTTCCTGATCGGCATCCGCATGATCTTCCCGCGACCGGAAGGGCTGATGGGCGAGATTCCCGACGGCGAACCGTTCATCGTGCCGCTGGCGATCCCACTGGTGGCCGGGCCCTCGGGCATGGCTGCGGTGATGCTGATGGGCAGCAACGAGCCCACGCGCCTGGGCGAATGGAGCCTGGCGCTGATCCTGGCCTGGCTCGGCACCTCGGCGCTGCTGTTCTCCGGCACTCTGCTGTACAAGCTGCTGGGCATGCGCGTGCTGACCGCGGTCGAACGGCTGATGGGCATGCTGCTGGTCGCGATCTCGGTGCAGATGTTCCTGGACGGGATCAGCGTCTACCTGAAATTGCCGGTCCCCGGTTGA
- a CDS encoding SDR family NAD(P)-dependent oxidoreductase gives MTAAAATHAGVLAQRVVLVSGAAGGLGSAAALACAQAGATVLLLGHKPARLNRVYDAIAASGAQPLLYPLDLLGATPQDYATLAERVHAELGRLDGLLHCAADFAGLTPLEHADPAQFARAIHVNLTAAAWLTQGCLPLLKQAPDAAIVFALDDPARVGQAYWGGYGAAQHGRRGLLATLHGELAASAVRVAGLQPGPMRTALRARAYTHQEDLDARDPARYAAACVELLSPAGAAHRGAIWNPLA, from the coding sequence GTGACAGCCGCAGCGGCAACGCACGCGGGCGTGCTGGCGCAGCGCGTGGTGCTGGTGAGCGGCGCCGCCGGCGGGCTGGGCAGCGCCGCGGCGCTGGCCTGCGCCCAGGCCGGCGCCACGGTGCTGCTGCTCGGACACAAGCCGGCGCGGCTGAACCGGGTCTACGACGCGATCGCCGCAAGCGGCGCGCAGCCGCTGCTGTATCCGCTGGACCTGCTCGGCGCCACGCCGCAGGACTACGCGACGCTGGCCGAACGGGTGCACGCCGAACTCGGACGGCTGGACGGGCTGCTGCACTGTGCCGCCGATTTCGCCGGCCTGACTCCGCTCGAGCATGCCGACCCGGCGCAGTTCGCGCGCGCCATCCACGTCAACCTGACCGCAGCGGCCTGGCTGACCCAGGGCTGCCTGCCGCTGCTGAAGCAGGCGCCGGACGCGGCGATCGTGTTTGCGCTCGACGACCCGGCGCGCGTCGGCCAGGCCTATTGGGGCGGCTACGGTGCGGCCCAGCATGGCCGCCGCGGCCTGCTGGCGACCCTGCACGGCGAACTGGCCGCGTCGGCGGTACGCGTGGCCGGGCTGCAACCCGGGCCGATGCGCACCGCGCTGCGCGCCCGCGCCTACACCCATCAGGAAGACCTCGACGCGCGCGATCCGGCACGCTATGCCGCCGCCTGCGTGGAACTGCTCTCGCCCGCCGGCGCCGCGCACCGCGGCGCGATCTGGAATCCTCTGGCATGA
- the grxD gene encoding Grx4 family monothiol glutaredoxin yields MQVMERIQADVERHPIVLFMKGTPQYPMCGFSSRALHALLAAGADRLHTVNVLDEPEVRANLPRHSNWPTFPQLFIHGELIGGCDITMELFESGELQRIVAEAYQP; encoded by the coding sequence ATGCAGGTGATGGAGCGCATCCAGGCCGACGTCGAACGCCACCCCATCGTGCTGTTCATGAAGGGCACGCCGCAGTATCCGATGTGCGGCTTTTCCAGCCGCGCACTGCACGCCTTGCTGGCCGCCGGCGCCGACCGGCTGCATACCGTCAACGTACTCGACGAGCCCGAGGTCCGCGCCAATCTGCCGCGCCACTCGAACTGGCCGACCTTCCCGCAGTTGTTCATCCACGGCGAACTGATCGGCGGCTGCGACATCACCATGGAACTGTTCGAATCCGGCGAGTTGCAGCGCATCGTGGCCGAGGCCTACCAGCCGTGA
- a CDS encoding Fe-Mn family superoxide dismutase produces the protein MAIELAPLPYDRAALAPHLSAETLDHHHGRHQRDLVARLNAQLAGGELAELPLQDLVRRAQGRLFQHAAEVWNHAFYWRGLRPRGGGEPGGALGERIAKRFGDFARFQADFQRMALAVFGSGWIWLVQRPDATLALVATGNAGSPLTGEDLPLLACDLWEHAYYIDYRGDRTRYLEAFWKLVNWEFVAANMR, from the coding sequence ATGGCCATCGAACTCGCCCCCCTGCCGTACGACCGCGCGGCGCTGGCGCCGCACCTGTCCGCCGAGACCCTGGACCACCACCACGGCCGGCACCAGCGCGACCTGGTCGCACGGCTCAACGCGCAACTCGCCGGCGGCGAATTGGCCGAACTGCCGCTACAGGACCTGGTGCGCCGCGCCCAGGGCCGTCTGTTCCAGCACGCCGCCGAGGTCTGGAACCACGCGTTCTACTGGCGCGGACTGCGCCCGCGCGGCGGCGGCGAACCGGGCGGCGCGCTCGGCGAGCGCATCGCCAAGCGCTTCGGCGACTTCGCCCGCTTCCAGGCCGATTTCCAACGCATGGCGCTGGCCGTGTTCGGGTCCGGCTGGATCTGGCTGGTGCAGCGCCCGGACGCCACGCTGGCCCTGGTCGCTACCGGCAACGCCGGCTCGCCGCTGACCGGGGAGGATCTCCCGCTGCTGGCCTGCGACCTGTGGGAACATGCCTATTACATCGACTACCGCGGCGACCGCACGCGCTACCTGGAGGCGTTCTGGAAGCTGGTGAACTGGGAGTTCGTGGCGGCGAACATGCGCTGA
- a CDS encoding 5-(carboxyamino)imidazole ribonucleotide synthase: MTTTVGILGGGQLARMLAVAGAPLGLRFVMLDTVADACAGQVAPLQVGDYHDEVALAAFAAKVDVATFDFENVPAASAEWLARQVPVFPNPQALAVAQDRLAEKILFRELSIPVPDFAAVDNRRQLDAALARVGTPCILKTRRLGYDGKGQFRIASAADADAAWAALGAQAPGVGLIVEAFVPFQREISVVAVRGRDGEFRTWPPTENWHVQGVLSASLAPAQADAALAQAAIVHARALAERLQYVGVFALELFCRDGELLANEMAPRVHNSGHWTIEGAETSQFENHLRAVLGLPLGSTRMRGHVCMLNWIGRLPDAAPVLAQAGGHWHDYGKQPREGRKVGHATLREDTPAALAQALQVAGAQLRRDAQVAPVIAALQALR; the protein is encoded by the coding sequence ATGACCACCACCGTCGGGATTCTGGGCGGCGGCCAGCTGGCGCGCATGCTGGCCGTGGCCGGCGCGCCGCTGGGCCTGCGCTTCGTGATGCTGGATACGGTGGCCGACGCCTGCGCCGGCCAGGTCGCGCCGCTGCAGGTCGGCGACTACCACGACGAGGTGGCACTGGCCGCGTTCGCGGCGAAAGTCGACGTGGCCACCTTCGATTTCGAGAACGTGCCGGCGGCCAGCGCCGAATGGCTGGCGCGGCAGGTGCCGGTGTTCCCGAACCCGCAGGCGCTGGCGGTGGCGCAGGACCGCCTGGCCGAGAAGATCCTGTTCCGCGAGCTGAGCATTCCAGTGCCCGATTTCGCCGCGGTCGACAACCGCCGGCAACTGGACGCGGCGCTGGCGCGGGTCGGCACCCCGTGCATCCTCAAGACCCGGCGCCTGGGCTACGACGGCAAGGGCCAGTTCCGGATCGCGTCCGCGGCCGACGCCGACGCGGCGTGGGCCGCGTTGGGCGCGCAGGCGCCGGGCGTGGGCCTGATCGTGGAAGCCTTCGTGCCGTTCCAGCGCGAGATCAGCGTGGTGGCGGTGCGCGGCCGCGACGGCGAGTTCCGCACCTGGCCGCCGACCGAGAACTGGCACGTGCAGGGCGTGCTGTCGGCCAGCCTGGCGCCGGCGCAGGCCGACGCCGCGCTGGCGCAGGCCGCCATCGTCCATGCGCGGGCGCTGGCCGAGCGTTTGCAGTACGTAGGCGTGTTCGCGCTGGAGCTGTTCTGCCGCGACGGCGAACTGCTGGCCAACGAGATGGCGCCGCGGGTGCACAACTCCGGCCATTGGACCATCGAAGGCGCGGAGACCTCACAGTTCGAGAACCATCTGCGCGCGGTGCTGGGCCTGCCGCTGGGATCCACGCGCATGCGCGGCCATGTCTGCATGCTCAACTGGATCGGGCGGCTGCCCGACGCCGCGCCGGTGCTGGCGCAGGCCGGCGGCCACTGGCACGACTACGGCAAGCAGCCGCGCGAAGGCCGCAAGGTCGGCCACGCCACGTTGCGCGAGGACACGCCCGCCGCGCTGGCGCAGGCGCTGCAGGTGGCCGGTGCGCAGTTGCGGCGCGATGCCCAGGTCGCACCGGTGATCGCGGCGCTGCAGGCGCTGCGCTGA
- the purE gene encoding 5-(carboxyamino)imidazole ribonucleotide mutase, translating into MASKQTAPLVGIVMGSRSDWETMQHAAQKLDALGVPYEVKVVSAHRTPDVLFAYAEAAAARGLRAIVAGAGGAAHLPGMLAAKTAVPVLGVPVQSKALNGMDSLLSIVQMPAGIPVATFAIGNAGAANAALFAAAMLAAGDAGIAAALGDFRQRQTDEVTAKDDPRQ; encoded by the coding sequence ATGGCCTCCAAGCAAACCGCGCCGCTCGTCGGCATCGTGATGGGCTCCCGCTCCGACTGGGAGACCATGCAGCATGCGGCGCAGAAACTCGATGCGCTGGGCGTGCCCTATGAAGTGAAGGTGGTGTCGGCGCACCGCACCCCGGACGTGCTGTTCGCCTACGCCGAGGCGGCGGCCGCGCGTGGCCTGCGCGCGATCGTGGCCGGCGCCGGCGGCGCCGCGCACTTGCCGGGCATGCTCGCGGCCAAGACCGCGGTGCCGGTGCTCGGCGTGCCGGTGCAGTCCAAGGCGCTCAATGGCATGGACTCGCTGCTGTCGATCGTGCAGATGCCGGCCGGCATCCCGGTGGCCACGTTCGCGATCGGCAATGCCGGTGCGGCCAACGCCGCGCTGTTCGCCGCGGCGATGCTCGCCGCCGGGGATGCCGGCATCGCCGCCGCCCTGGGCGATTTCCGCCAGCGCCAGACCGACGAGGTGACGGCCAAGGACGACCCGCGCCAATGA
- a CDS encoding Trm112 family protein — protein MDRKLLDLLCSPDTRQPLALLDARGLEALNRAIADGGVQRADGSPQAQALREALVTRDRKQVFRVDDGIPVLLVEEAIGTAQLADFPAR, from the coding sequence ATGGACCGCAAACTGCTCGACCTGCTGTGCTCGCCCGATACCCGCCAACCGCTGGCCCTGCTGGATGCGCGCGGCCTGGAGGCGCTGAACCGCGCCATCGCCGACGGCGGCGTGCAGCGCGCCGACGGCAGCCCGCAAGCGCAAGCGCTGCGCGAGGCGCTGGTCACCCGCGACCGCAAGCAGGTGTTCCGCGTCGACGACGGCATCCCGGTGCTGCTGGTCGAAGAAGCGATCGGCACCGCCCAGCTCGCCGACTTCCCGGCCAGATGA
- the nadC gene encoding carboxylating nicotinate-nucleotide diphosphorylase, whose amino-acid sequence MSGAAALPQAPAQDLIDADVARALAEDIGNGDVTAALLPDRADSAYLLCKQDAVIAGRPWFDACHRALDPQVQIDWRIAEGQRVTAGTVLALLHGRSRALVSAERASLNFLQTLSATATATAAYVAAVAGTGAHILDTRKTLPGLRLAQKYAVRCGGGGNHRVGLYDTVMLKENHIHAAGSLSAAVHAARVQWPGLPLVVEVETLVQLREALAVGCERILIDDFDAAQRREAVAIAAAAPFHGAIPLEVSGGVDLHSVRAVAADGVDCISIGALTKHVQAVDLSLKLGPPPH is encoded by the coding sequence ATGAGCGGCGCCGCGGCGCTGCCGCAGGCGCCAGCGCAGGACCTGATCGACGCCGACGTGGCGCGCGCGCTGGCCGAGGACATCGGCAACGGCGACGTCACCGCCGCGCTGCTGCCGGACCGCGCCGACAGCGCCTACCTGCTGTGCAAGCAGGACGCGGTGATCGCCGGCCGGCCCTGGTTCGACGCCTGCCACCGCGCGCTCGACCCGCAGGTCCAGATCGACTGGCGCATCGCCGAGGGCCAGCGCGTGACCGCCGGCACCGTGCTGGCGCTGTTGCATGGGCGCAGCCGCGCGCTGGTCAGCGCCGAGCGCGCGTCGCTGAACTTCCTGCAGACCCTGTCCGCGACCGCCACCGCCACCGCCGCCTACGTGGCCGCCGTCGCCGGCACCGGCGCGCACATCCTCGACACACGCAAGACCCTGCCCGGCCTGCGCCTGGCGCAGAAATACGCGGTGCGCTGCGGCGGCGGCGGCAACCACCGCGTCGGCCTGTACGACACGGTGATGCTGAAGGAAAACCACATCCACGCCGCCGGCTCGCTGAGCGCGGCAGTGCATGCCGCGCGCGTGCAGTGGCCAGGACTGCCGCTGGTGGTCGAGGTGGAAACGCTGGTGCAATTGCGCGAGGCGCTGGCGGTCGGCTGCGAGCGCATCCTGATCGACGACTTCGACGCGGCGCAGCGCCGCGAGGCGGTGGCGATCGCCGCGGCCGCGCCGTTCCATGGCGCGATCCCACTGGAGGTCTCCGGCGGCGTCGATCTGCACAGCGTGCGCGCAGTCGCCGCCGACGGCGTGGACTGCATCTCCATCGGCGCGCTGACCAAGCACGTGCAGGCGGTGGACCTGTCGCTGAAGCTGGGGCCGCCACCGCACTGA
- a CDS encoding DUF2272 domain-containing protein, producing the protein MRRPWFALLCATALLPAGRAAAAEVCDLPPRFGLIPAAVAIVRTACNEHRLWWRPFIDTGGRLAGLRVTEAERGYLADHGIEAWQRVAAYWRDSGTLGAMGGSDGAASCQALDGSRYRQTDCRAFIVDNPWSAAFVSYVMVHAGVSGFHSSVRHIDYIRAAYQAGAEGVPYRYADPRQDKPAPGDLLCFLRGRKQPLGAAGLREALARGGALPWESHCDIVVAANVGGDRTLYLIGGNVLNAVTMRKLPLDRAGRLQLKAPLAQDQAGDDGAGLECTPGREELCDFNRQDWAALLQLQPQAQLQPPALPGTLPSADPAPTATPARVPAPVPATPVPPTTEPSPALMQERRD; encoded by the coding sequence ATGCGCCGCCCCTGGTTCGCGCTGTTGTGTGCCACCGCCCTGTTACCCGCCGGCCGCGCAGCCGCCGCGGAAGTGTGCGACCTGCCGCCGCGCTTCGGCCTGATCCCGGCCGCGGTGGCCATCGTGCGCACCGCCTGCAACGAGCACCGGCTGTGGTGGCGGCCATTCATCGATACCGGCGGCCGGCTCGCCGGCCTGCGCGTGACCGAGGCCGAGCGCGGCTATCTCGCCGATCACGGCATCGAGGCCTGGCAGCGCGTGGCCGCCTACTGGCGCGACAGCGGCACGCTGGGCGCGATGGGCGGCAGCGACGGCGCCGCCAGCTGCCAGGCGCTGGACGGCTCGCGCTACCGGCAAACGGACTGCCGCGCCTTCATCGTCGACAACCCGTGGTCGGCCGCGTTCGTGTCCTACGTGATGGTGCACGCCGGGGTGAGCGGCTTCCACAGTTCGGTACGACACATCGACTATATCCGCGCCGCCTACCAGGCCGGCGCCGAGGGGGTGCCGTACCGCTATGCCGATCCGCGGCAGGACAAGCCGGCGCCGGGCGACCTGTTGTGCTTCCTGCGCGGGCGCAAGCAGCCGCTGGGCGCGGCCGGCCTGCGCGAGGCGCTGGCGCGCGGCGGCGCGCTGCCGTGGGAATCGCATTGCGACATCGTGGTCGCGGCCAACGTCGGCGGCGACCGCACCCTGTACCTGATCGGCGGCAACGTGCTCAACGCGGTGACGATGCGCAAGCTGCCGCTGGACCGCGCCGGCCGGCTGCAGTTGAAGGCGCCGCTGGCGCAGGACCAGGCCGGCGACGACGGCGCCGGCCTGGAGTGCACGCCGGGCCGCGAGGAACTGTGCGACTTCAACCGCCAGGACTGGGCGGCGCTGCTGCAGTTGCAACCGCAGGCGCAGTTGCAGCCGCCGGCGCTGCCGGGCACGCTGCCCTCAGCGGATCCGGCGCCGACGGCAACGCCCGCCCGCGTGCCGGCCCCTGTACCGGCGACGCCCGTGCCGCCAACGACGGAACCGTCGCCCGCGCTAATGCAAGAGCGTCGGGACTGA
- a CDS encoding DUF3301 domain-containing protein, with protein MPSLILLMIAGAAVFAFWNASRAAAERAEILGRNACQAADVQWLDQSVHGTGLRLRRLPSGWLGVERTYRFDYSYDGVDRHSGRLVLLGDQLIAFAGPSVTTVTALHESRARRE; from the coding sequence ATGCCCAGCCTGATCCTGCTGATGATTGCCGGCGCCGCGGTGTTCGCGTTCTGGAACGCATCGCGCGCCGCCGCCGAACGCGCCGAGATCCTCGGCCGCAATGCCTGCCAGGCCGCCGATGTGCAGTGGCTGGACCAGAGCGTGCACGGCACCGGGTTGCGCCTGCGGCGCCTGCCCAGCGGCTGGCTGGGCGTCGAGCGAACCTACCGCTTCGATTATTCCTACGATGGCGTGGATCGCCACAGCGGCCGCCTGGTGCTGCTCGGCGACCAACTGATCGCCTTTGCCGGGCCGTCGGTGACCACGGTGACGGCACTGCACGAAAGCCGCGCGCGGCGCGAGTGA
- a CDS encoding ClpXP protease specificity-enhancing factor, whose amino-acid sequence MTDDISRMTSHRPYLLRALVEWINDNGMTPHILVDAGLPNVQVPPSAVKDGRVVLNIAERAVVRLQIDNDGVSFTARFGGVSYPVQVPMAAVLAVYARETGQGMALPDDIHGPGEPPGDDTPPRPGGSDEGAGGKRPHLRVVK is encoded by the coding sequence ATGACCGACGATATCTCCCGCATGACCAGCCATCGCCCGTACCTGTTGCGGGCGCTGGTGGAGTGGATCAACGACAACGGCATGACGCCGCACATCCTGGTGGATGCCGGCCTGCCCAACGTGCAGGTGCCGCCGAGCGCGGTCAAGGACGGCCGGGTGGTGCTCAACATCGCCGAGCGCGCGGTGGTGCGCCTGCAGATCGACAATGACGGCGTCAGCTTCACCGCGCGCTTCGGCGGTGTCAGCTATCCGGTGCAGGTGCCGATGGCCGCGGTATTGGCGGTCTATGCGCGCGAGACCGGTCAGGGCATGGCGCTGCCCGACGACATCCACGGCCCCGGCGAGCCGCCGGGCGACGATACGCCGCCGCGCCCCGGCGGTTCGGACGAAGGCGCCGGTGGCAAGCGTCCGCACCTGCGCGTGGTGAAGTAA